A DNA window from Actinokineospora baliensis contains the following coding sequences:
- a CDS encoding Rv3235 family protein, producing MQLDILQDFEPPLIEAFEERWSTPPASSARVRAIRGAPREASWRLLTLVLETLEGKRQIGQLHAMLPGDAYEGILTRTRGSGKAQYRLLRLHTTTTAPGVVEVMSTVRIVPIGRPESWHVKACIGRWEQEAGLWRCKTLRFMGF from the coding sequence GTGCAGCTGGACATCTTGCAGGACTTCGAACCGCCGCTGATCGAGGCCTTTGAGGAGCGGTGGTCCACCCCGCCCGCGTCCAGCGCCCGGGTACGCGCGATCCGTGGCGCACCACGTGAAGCCTCTTGGCGGCTGCTGACCCTCGTATTGGAGACCCTGGAGGGTAAGAGGCAGATTGGGCAGTTGCACGCGATGCTGCCGGGCGATGCCTACGAGGGAATCTTGACGCGAACGCGAGGCAGCGGCAAAGCCCAGTACCGACTGCTGCGGCTACACACGACGACCACCGCGCCGGGAGTGGTGGAGGTGATGTCGACGGTGCGGATCGTGCCTATAGGACGACCGGAGTCTTGGCACGTGAAGGCGTGCATCGGCCGGTGGGAGCAAGAGGCAGGACTGTGGCGCTGCAAGACCCTGCGCTTCATGGGGTTCTAA
- a CDS encoding DUF6912 family protein — protein MRVYIPATVAMLRELNADGELVAITGTAFALTPALRESYATGGDEELEYAAMLDAAKASLRLLGAELTSDPDTPMRRAVIAADVDGAQLRPDLDHSVVKLAGPVPMKVVASVHLDTEEAVVAVRAAVAAVDAADMGDPDAEFVLGDAEDHELAWYAPQELPFLLELL, from the coding sequence TTGAGGGTCTACATACCGGCGACGGTGGCGATGCTGCGGGAGCTGAACGCGGACGGGGAACTGGTCGCGATCACCGGTACCGCGTTCGCGCTCACCCCCGCCCTGCGCGAGTCCTACGCGACCGGCGGCGACGAGGAACTGGAGTACGCGGCGATGCTCGACGCGGCGAAGGCCTCGCTGCGGCTGCTGGGCGCCGAGCTGACCAGCGACCCGGACACCCCGATGCGCCGCGCGGTCATCGCCGCCGACGTCGACGGCGCGCAGCTGCGCCCGGACCTGGACCACTCGGTGGTCAAGCTGGCCGGTCCGGTGCCGATGAAGGTCGTCGCCTCGGTCCACCTGGACACCGAGGAGGCGGTGGTGGCGGTGCGCGCGGCTGTGGCCGCGGTGGACGCCGCCGACATGGGCGACCCGGACGCGGAGTTCGTGCTCGGCGACGCCGAGGACCACGAGCTGGCCTGGTACGCCCCGCAGGAGTTGCCCTTCCTGCTGGAGTTGCTGTAA
- the secA gene encoding preprotein translocase subunit SecA yields MVLSRILRAGEGKTLKRLRNIAAHINSLEDEVVALSDDELRDKTAEFQERYRGGESLDELLPEAFAVAREGAKRVLGQRHFDVQLMGGAALHLGQVAEMRTGEGKTLTGVLAAYLNALAGDGVHVITTNDYLAKRDADWMGRIHRFLGLTVGVILSDMTPAERREAYNCDITHGTNNEFGFDYLRDNMAWSLDDMVQRGHHFAIVDEVDSILIDEARTPLIISGPADQSSRWYQEFARLSPMLRRDTHYEVDERKRTVGVTEKGVALVEDQLGIENLYEAANTPLVGYLNNALKAKELYKRDKDYIVRDGEVLIVDEFTGRVLAGRRYNEGMHQAIEAKEGVEIKAENQTLATVTLQNYFRLYTKLSGMTGTAETEAAEFHTTYKLGVVPIPTNRDMIRKDQADLIYKTEEAKFLAVAEDIAERHEKGQPVLVGTTSVERSEYLSKLLLKAGVPHSVLNAKHHEKEAAIIAGAGHKGAVTVATNMAGRGTDIVLGGNPEHIAEEALRDRGLDPIETPEEWRAALPAALEKAQQEVKAEKIEVQKAGGLYVLGTERHESRRIDNQLRGRSGRQGDPGESRFYLSLGDELMRRFNAGMVERVMTAMNVPEDQPIEAKIVTRAIRSAQTQVEQQNFEIRKNVLKYDEVMNKQRKVIYAERLRVLQGEDLREQIERMLSDVVDAYVTGATADGYSEDWDHAKLWTALKQLYPIGVDWEDLIDRAEADGKDMDHEFLLNAITDDAVRAYGEREAEIDGKVGEGAMREVERRVMLSVLDRKWREHLYEMDYLKEGIGLRAMAQRDPLIEYQKEGFEMFSAMLDALKEESVGFIFNVPVEPAEPEVQLAPQPTALPSVSADPAAQARQAELQARQARAQAVQDRVRAEQAAAASAGDKLPPALRGKGFEGPAPQRLNYTGPAEDGGVESHSDGGNADNGASGTRRERRQAARDSAKKGRKGPRR; encoded by the coding sequence ATGGTGCTGTCCCGGATCCTGCGCGCGGGCGAGGGCAAGACGCTCAAGCGGCTGCGCAACATCGCAGCGCACATCAACTCGCTGGAGGACGAGGTCGTCGCGCTCTCCGACGACGAGTTGCGCGACAAGACCGCGGAGTTCCAGGAGCGCTACCGCGGCGGTGAGTCGCTCGACGAGCTGCTGCCGGAGGCGTTCGCGGTGGCCAGGGAGGGCGCCAAGCGGGTGCTGGGCCAGCGGCACTTCGACGTGCAGCTCATGGGCGGTGCCGCGCTGCACCTCGGGCAGGTCGCCGAGATGCGCACCGGTGAGGGCAAGACGCTCACCGGCGTGCTCGCCGCCTACCTCAACGCCCTCGCCGGTGACGGCGTGCACGTCATCACCACCAACGACTACCTGGCCAAGCGCGACGCGGACTGGATGGGCCGCATCCACCGCTTCCTGGGCCTGACCGTCGGCGTGATCCTGTCCGACATGACCCCGGCCGAGCGCCGCGAGGCCTACAACTGCGACATCACGCACGGCACGAACAACGAGTTCGGCTTCGACTACCTGCGCGACAACATGGCCTGGTCGCTCGACGACATGGTCCAGCGCGGGCACCACTTCGCCATCGTCGACGAGGTCGACTCGATCCTGATCGACGAGGCGCGCACCCCGCTGATCATCTCCGGCCCGGCCGACCAGTCCTCGCGCTGGTACCAGGAGTTCGCCAGGCTCTCGCCGATGCTGCGCCGCGACACCCACTACGAGGTCGACGAGCGCAAGCGGACCGTCGGCGTCACCGAGAAGGGCGTCGCGCTCGTCGAGGACCAGCTCGGCATCGAGAACCTCTACGAGGCCGCGAACACCCCGCTGGTCGGCTACCTCAACAACGCGCTGAAGGCCAAGGAGCTCTACAAGCGCGACAAGGACTACATCGTCCGCGACGGCGAGGTCCTCATCGTCGACGAGTTCACCGGCCGCGTGCTCGCCGGTCGCCGCTACAACGAGGGCATGCACCAGGCCATCGAGGCCAAGGAGGGGGTGGAGATCAAGGCCGAGAACCAGACCTTGGCCACCGTCACCCTGCAGAACTACTTCCGGCTCTACACCAAGCTCTCCGGCATGACCGGTACCGCCGAGACCGAGGCGGCCGAGTTCCACACCACCTACAAGCTGGGTGTCGTGCCGATCCCGACCAACCGGGACATGATCCGCAAGGACCAGGCCGACCTGATCTACAAGACCGAGGAGGCGAAGTTCCTCGCGGTCGCCGAGGACATCGCCGAGCGGCACGAGAAGGGCCAGCCGGTGCTGGTCGGCACCACCAGCGTCGAGCGCTCCGAGTACCTGTCGAAGCTGCTGCTCAAGGCCGGGGTGCCGCACAGCGTCCTCAACGCCAAGCACCACGAGAAGGAAGCCGCGATCATCGCGGGCGCGGGCCACAAGGGCGCGGTCACCGTGGCGACCAACATGGCCGGTCGCGGTACCGACATCGTGCTCGGCGGCAACCCCGAGCACATCGCCGAGGAGGCGCTGCGCGACCGCGGCCTCGACCCGATCGAGACCCCCGAGGAGTGGCGCGCCGCGCTGCCCGCCGCGCTGGAGAAGGCGCAGCAGGAGGTCAAGGCCGAGAAGATCGAGGTGCAGAAGGCCGGTGGCCTCTACGTGCTGGGCACCGAGCGGCACGAGTCGCGGCGCATCGACAACCAGCTGCGCGGTCGCTCCGGCCGCCAGGGCGACCCCGGCGAGTCCCGGTTCTACCTGTCGCTGGGCGACGAGCTGATGCGCCGGTTCAACGCGGGCATGGTCGAGCGCGTGATGACCGCGATGAACGTGCCCGAGGACCAGCCGATCGAGGCCAAGATCGTCACCAGGGCGATCCGCAGCGCGCAGACGCAGGTCGAGCAGCAGAACTTCGAGATCCGCAAGAACGTGCTCAAGTACGACGAGGTGATGAACAAGCAGCGCAAGGTGATCTACGCCGAGCGGCTGCGGGTGCTGCAGGGCGAGGACCTGCGCGAGCAGATCGAGCGGATGCTCAGCGACGTCGTCGACGCCTACGTCACCGGGGCGACCGCGGACGGCTACTCCGAGGACTGGGACCACGCCAAGCTGTGGACCGCCCTCAAGCAGCTGTACCCGATCGGCGTCGACTGGGAGGACCTGATCGACCGGGCCGAGGCCGACGGCAAGGACATGGACCACGAGTTCCTGCTGAACGCGATCACCGACGACGCCGTGCGCGCCTACGGCGAGCGCGAGGCCGAGATCGACGGCAAGGTCGGCGAGGGCGCGATGCGCGAGGTGGAGCGCCGGGTGATGCTCTCGGTGCTCGACCGCAAGTGGCGCGAGCACCTCTACGAGATGGACTACCTCAAGGAGGGCATCGGTCTGCGGGCGATGGCCCAGCGCGACCCGCTGATCGAGTACCAGAAGGAGGGCTTCGAGATGTTCAGCGCGATGCTCGACGCGCTGAAGGAGGAGTCGGTCGGGTTCATCTTCAACGTCCCGGTCGAGCCCGCCGAGCCCGAGGTCCAGTTGGCGCCGCAGCCGACCGCGCTGCCCTCGGTCAGCGCCGACCCGGCCGCCCAGGCCCGCCAGGCGGAGCTGCAGGCCCGCCAGGCCAGGGCGCAGGCGGTGCAGGACCGGGTCCGCGCCGAGCAGGCGGCCGCCGCCTCGGCCGGCGACAAGCTCCCGCCCGCTTTGCGCGGCAAGGGTTTCGAGGGACCTGCCCCGCAGCGGTTGAACTACACCGGTCCCGCCGAGGACGGTGGCGTCGAGTCCCACTCCGACGGCGGCAACGCCGACAACGGTGCGAGTGGCACGCGACGTGAGCGCAGGCAGGCCGCCCGCGACTCGGCCAAGAAGGGTCGCAAGGGCCCCCGTCGCTGA
- the pruA gene encoding L-glutamate gamma-semialdehyde dehydrogenase, with protein sequence MDAVSSVPDPLNEPVGSYAPGTPQRAALAARIAELEAEQAELTMTIGGKQRMAGGDRIDVVQPHDHQHVLGVTAQATTADVADAVSAAKAAAPAWRELPFDERAAVLLRAADLLAGPWRDTINAATVLGQSKSAQQAEIDSACELIDFWRFNVAFASRLLTEQPQSSPGVWNRFDHRPLDGFVTAITPFNFTAIAGNLPTAPALMGNTVVWKPSPTQQLAAHHTMRLLEAAGLPPGVINLVTGDGQALSEVALTDPDFAGLHFTGSTRTFKHLWRLIGDNLDTYRSYPRIVGETGGKDFVVAHPSADIASVVIGLVRGAFEYQGQKCSAASRAYIARSLWEGGLREQLADVTKTLSYGDVTDFSHFGGAVIDARAFAKHKDALSAAAANSSIEVLTGGTADDSVGYFVQPTVLVGSDPLQDVFTTEYFGPILAVHVYEDAEYAKVLELVDTSSPYALTGAVFATDRAAVEQAHKALRFSAGNFYVNDKPTGAVVGQQPFGGSRASGTNDKAGSIYNLQRWVSPRSIKETFVPPVDHRYPHMG encoded by the coding sequence ATGGACGCCGTTTCGTCCGTTCCCGACCCGTTGAACGAGCCGGTCGGCTCCTACGCGCCCGGCACCCCCCAGCGCGCGGCGCTGGCGGCCAGGATCGCGGAGCTGGAGGCCGAGCAGGCCGAACTGACCATGACCATCGGTGGCAAGCAGCGGATGGCGGGCGGTGACCGCATCGACGTCGTCCAGCCGCACGACCACCAGCACGTGCTGGGCGTCACCGCGCAGGCCACCACCGCCGACGTCGCCGACGCCGTGTCCGCCGCCAAGGCCGCCGCGCCCGCGTGGCGCGAGCTGCCCTTCGACGAGCGCGCCGCGGTCCTGCTGCGCGCCGCCGACCTGCTCGCGGGGCCCTGGCGCGACACCATCAACGCCGCCACCGTGCTCGGCCAGTCGAAGTCGGCCCAGCAGGCCGAGATCGACAGCGCCTGCGAGCTGATCGACTTCTGGCGGTTCAACGTCGCCTTCGCCAGCAGGCTGCTGACCGAGCAGCCGCAGTCGTCCCCCGGGGTGTGGAACCGGTTCGACCACCGGCCGCTGGACGGGTTCGTCACCGCGATCACCCCGTTCAACTTCACCGCCATCGCGGGCAACCTGCCCACCGCGCCCGCGCTGATGGGCAACACGGTCGTCTGGAAGCCCTCGCCGACCCAGCAGCTGGCCGCGCACCACACGATGCGCCTGCTCGAGGCCGCTGGCCTGCCGCCCGGCGTGATCAACCTGGTCACCGGCGACGGCCAGGCGCTCTCCGAGGTCGCGCTGACCGACCCGGACTTCGCAGGCCTGCACTTCACCGGCTCGACCCGCACGTTCAAGCACCTGTGGCGGCTCATCGGCGACAACCTCGACACCTACCGGTCCTACCCGCGCATCGTCGGCGAGACCGGCGGCAAGGACTTCGTCGTGGCCCACCCGTCCGCCGACATCGCCTCGGTGGTCATCGGCCTGGTCCGCGGCGCCTTCGAGTACCAGGGCCAGAAGTGCTCGGCGGCCTCCCGCGCCTACATCGCCCGCTCCCTGTGGGAGGGCGGCCTGCGCGAGCAGCTCGCCGACGTAACCAAGACCCTGTCCTACGGCGACGTCACCGACTTCAGCCACTTCGGCGGCGCGGTCATCGACGCCCGCGCGTTCGCCAAGCACAAGGACGCCCTCTCGGCCGCCGCCGCGAACTCCTCGATCGAGGTACTCACCGGCGGCACCGCCGACGACTCGGTCGGCTACTTCGTCCAGCCCACCGTCCTCGTCGGCAGCGACCCCCTCCAGGACGTGTTCACCACCGAGTACTTCGGCCCGATCCTCGCGGTGCACGTGTACGAGGACGCCGAGTACGCCAAGGTCCTCGAGCTGGTGGACACCTCGTCCCCCTACGCCCTCACCGGTGCCGTCTTCGCCACCGACCGCGCGGCCGTGGAGCAGGCCCACAAGGCCCTGCGCTTCTCGGCGGGCAACTTCTACGTCAACGACAAGCCCACGGGCGCGGTGGTCGGGCAGCAGCCCTTCGGCGGCTCACGGGCGTCGGGCACCAATGACAAGGCGGGCAGCATCTACAACCTGCAGCGGTGGGTGAGCCCGCGTTCGATCAAGGAGACGTTCGTGCCGCCGGTGGACCACCGGTACCCGCACATGGGGTGA
- a CDS encoding WS/DGAT/MGAT family O-acyltransferase has translation MPDRLSALDASFLYLEDATTPMHVGGVAVFRKPRAGFDHARLVKLIEQRLPLVPRYRQRVASVPGHLARPVWVDDPTFDVNYHVRRSALPRPGSDDQLHDLVARLMARPLDHTRPLWEAYLVEGLAEGHAALITKTHLALVDGIRTIDFGQVILEPEPFTDDHTADEPWEPRRLPGPARLVLDAVAETVQRPRELVENVRAAVGDALATTHKVADVLGTVVSAIGIAARPAPAGPLTAQVGRARRYAVAQARLDDLRDVRARHGGTVNDVVLTAVSGALRSWLLSRGQQLTASSTVRAMVPLAVRDSDGTVPGMLGNQVTAQLVDLPVGEPSPFVRLHHISHALRPHNDSGRSVAASALLRVGGFAPPTLHSLGARAAASFAQRIFSVVVTNVPGPQVPLYLGTARMTRMVPAMPLTRNQALAIGVTSYDGGVYFGLTGDRKAMSDVDVLARMLEESVEELLTTVRA, from the coding sequence ATGCCCGACCGCCTGTCCGCCCTCGACGCGTCGTTCCTCTACCTAGAGGACGCGACGACGCCGATGCACGTCGGTGGGGTCGCCGTCTTCCGCAAGCCGCGCGCCGGGTTCGACCACGCGCGCCTGGTCAAGCTCATCGAGCAGCGCTTGCCGCTGGTACCCAGGTACCGCCAGCGCGTCGCCTCGGTACCGGGGCACCTCGCCAGACCCGTGTGGGTCGATGACCCGACCTTCGACGTCAACTACCACGTGCGCCGGTCGGCCCTGCCGCGTCCGGGCAGCGACGACCAGCTGCACGACCTCGTCGCCCGCCTCATGGCGCGGCCGCTGGACCACACCCGGCCGCTCTGGGAGGCCTACCTCGTCGAGGGGCTCGCCGAGGGGCACGCCGCCCTGATCACCAAGACGCACCTGGCGCTGGTCGACGGGATCCGCACGATCGACTTCGGCCAGGTCATCCTCGAACCCGAGCCGTTCACCGACGACCACACCGCCGACGAGCCGTGGGAGCCGCGCAGGCTGCCCGGCCCGGCGCGGTTGGTCCTCGACGCCGTCGCCGAGACCGTCCAGCGGCCCCGCGAACTGGTCGAGAACGTCCGGGCCGCGGTCGGCGACGCGCTGGCCACCACGCACAAAGTCGCGGACGTGCTCGGCACCGTCGTCTCGGCGATCGGCATCGCCGCCAGGCCTGCCCCGGCCGGTCCGCTCACCGCACAGGTCGGCAGGGCCCGCCGCTACGCCGTGGCGCAGGCCAGGCTGGACGACCTGCGCGACGTGCGCGCCCGCCACGGCGGCACCGTCAACGACGTGGTGCTGACCGCCGTCTCCGGGGCGCTGCGCTCCTGGCTGCTCTCCCGCGGCCAGCAGCTCACCGCGTCCAGCACGGTCCGGGCGATGGTCCCGCTGGCGGTGCGCGACTCGGACGGAACCGTGCCGGGCATGCTCGGCAACCAGGTCACCGCGCAGCTGGTCGACCTGCCCGTCGGCGAGCCGAGCCCGTTCGTCCGGCTGCACCACATCAGCCACGCGCTGCGCCCGCACAACGACTCCGGTCGCTCGGTCGCGGCGTCGGCGCTGCTGCGGGTCGGCGGGTTCGCGCCACCGACGCTGCACTCGCTGGGAGCGCGGGCGGCCGCCTCGTTCGCCCAGCGGATCTTCAGCGTCGTGGTCACCAACGTGCCCGGCCCGCAGGTCCCGCTCTACCTGGGCACCGCCAGGATGACCAGGATGGTCCCGGCGATGCCGCTCACCCGCAACCAGGCCCTGGCAATCGGAGTCACCTCTTACGACGGCGGGGTGTACTTCGGCCTGACCGGCGACCGCAAGGCCATGTCCGACGTGGACGTGCTGGCGCGGATGCTGGAAGAGTCCGTCGAAGAACTGTTGACGACCGTGAGAGCGTGA
- the hpf gene encoding ribosome hibernation-promoting factor, HPF/YfiA family: MDIVVKGRNVEVPEHYRTHVEDKLSRLERYDRKVIRFDVELFHEPNRRQSKNCQRVEITGKGKGPAVRAEACAGDFYAALDLAVSKLENRLRRQHDRRRVHHGRRTPTSVGQAVSASMPIATNGAALLAGGTAVLQAPEHTTNGNGATNGHVHADIDAEYGGVPLPRGRWDDDEDALPGRVVREKEHPAKPMTVDQALYEMELVGHDFYLFADADTGTPSVVYRRHAFDYGVIKLV; this comes from the coding sequence ATGGACATCGTGGTTAAGGGCCGTAACGTCGAGGTTCCGGAGCACTACCGGACACACGTCGAGGACAAGCTGAGCAGGCTCGAGCGCTACGACCGCAAGGTCATCCGCTTCGACGTCGAGCTGTTCCACGAGCCCAACCGCAGGCAGTCGAAGAACTGCCAGCGGGTTGAGATCACCGGGAAGGGCAAGGGTCCCGCTGTGCGGGCGGAGGCCTGCGCAGGCGACTTCTACGCCGCGCTCGACCTGGCCGTCAGCAAACTGGAGAACCGCCTCCGCCGCCAACACGACCGCAGGCGCGTGCACCACGGGCGCCGCACACCCACCTCGGTCGGCCAAGCCGTCTCGGCCTCGATGCCGATCGCGACCAACGGCGCGGCTCTCCTCGCGGGCGGCACGGCCGTCCTGCAAGCCCCCGAGCACACGACCAACGGCAACGGCGCGACCAACGGCCACGTGCACGCCGACATCGACGCCGAGTACGGCGGTGTCCCGCTGCCCAGGGGCCGCTGGGACGACGACGAGGACGCGCTGCCCGGCCGCGTGGTGCGCGAGAAGGAGCACCCGGCCAAGCCGATGACCGTCGACCAGGCCCTCTACGAGATGGAACTGGTCGGCCACGACTTCTACCTGTTCGCCGACGCCGACACCGGTACCCCCAGCGTCGTCTACCGGCGCCACGCCTTCGACTACGGCGTGATCAAGCTCGTCTGA
- the rsgA gene encoding ribosome small subunit-dependent GTPase A, which produces MAARRGDWSRLDEADVRVRPGKGSRPRSKLRPEHADAVTAMVVGKDRGRWTCAVDRDPGHLVVAMRARELGRTPIVIGDQVDLVGDTTGDPDTLARIVRVADRTSVLRRTSDDTDAYERVVVANAEQLLIVCALADPPPRTGFIDRCLVAAFAGGLEPLLCLTKADLGDPARLMAAYEELDLPVVVSRFDVDPDEVRSLLADRVSALVGHSGVGKSTLVNRLVPDAARAIGAVSGVGKGRHTSTSAVALPLPGGGWVVDTPGVRAFGLAHIEPNDIVAAFPEFVAAAEECPSGCGHLGAPEDPDCYLDTVVEEGTASTGRLESLRRLLKSKSED; this is translated from the coding sequence GTGGCGGCCCGGCGCGGCGACTGGAGCAGGCTGGACGAGGCCGACGTCCGCGTCCGCCCCGGCAAGGGCAGTCGCCCGCGCAGCAAGCTCCGCCCGGAGCACGCCGACGCGGTCACCGCGATGGTCGTCGGCAAGGACCGCGGCCGGTGGACCTGCGCGGTGGACCGCGACCCCGGCCACCTGGTGGTGGCCATGCGGGCGCGGGAACTGGGCCGCACCCCGATCGTCATCGGCGACCAGGTCGACCTCGTCGGCGACACCACCGGCGACCCGGACACCCTCGCGCGGATCGTCCGGGTCGCCGACCGCACCAGCGTCCTGCGCCGCACCTCCGACGACACCGACGCCTACGAGCGGGTCGTGGTCGCCAACGCCGAGCAGCTGCTGATCGTCTGCGCGCTCGCGGACCCGCCACCGCGCACCGGTTTCATCGACCGGTGCCTGGTTGCGGCGTTCGCGGGCGGGCTGGAACCGTTGCTGTGCCTGACCAAAGCCGACCTCGGCGACCCGGCCAGGCTGATGGCGGCCTACGAGGAGCTGGACCTGCCGGTCGTCGTCAGCCGGTTCGACGTCGACCCGGACGAGGTGCGGTCGCTGCTGGCGGACCGGGTGTCGGCGCTGGTGGGCCACTCGGGGGTGGGCAAGTCCACTTTGGTCAACCGGCTGGTGCCGGACGCGGCGCGGGCCATCGGCGCGGTCAGCGGCGTCGGCAAGGGCCGCCACACCTCGACGTCGGCGGTGGCCCTGCCCCTGCCCGGCGGCGGGTGGGTGGTCGACACGCCCGGTGTCCGCGCGTTCGGCCTGGCCCACATCGAGCCGAACGACATCGTCGCCGCCTTCCCCGAGTTCGTCGCGGCGGCGGAGGAGTGCCCGTCCGGGTGCGGTCACCTCGGGGCGCCCGAGGACCCGGACTGCTACCTCGACACCGTGGTCGAGGAGGGCACGGCTTCCACCGGTCGGCTGGAATCCCTTCGCAGACTGCTGAAGTCCAAGTCCGAGGACTAA
- a CDS encoding TrmH family RNA methyltransferase, with the protein MSREPATSSPKDRFVTVYGRKPVLEALADTRLTVDKVVLADNAHGIAAREIIDAARERGVQVHRASAQRVKVLAGNGKQDQGVLADVVAPRMRTLTDALAARKRPASVLLLDGITTPANVGMILRTATAAGVGGIVVPRRGVAGLDPLVVKASAGVAFTAPVLRCATAGEAAAELRAAGYPLYGLDAGAKRTVFDAELPAQAAFVLGSETSGITDEVRPRVNRWLSIPMAGGVESLNVATAAAVLCFELVRRSR; encoded by the coding sequence ATGTCCCGAGAGCCCGCCACGTCGTCCCCCAAGGACCGGTTCGTGACCGTCTACGGCCGCAAACCGGTGTTGGAGGCGCTGGCCGACACCCGGCTGACCGTCGACAAGGTGGTGCTGGCCGACAACGCGCACGGCATCGCGGCCCGGGAGATCATCGACGCCGCCCGCGAGCGGGGCGTCCAGGTGCACCGGGCGTCCGCGCAGCGGGTGAAGGTGTTGGCGGGCAACGGCAAGCAGGACCAAGGCGTGCTGGCCGACGTGGTCGCGCCCCGGATGCGCACGCTGACCGACGCGCTCGCGGCCAGGAAGCGCCCGGCGTCGGTGCTGCTGCTGGACGGGATCACCACGCCCGCGAACGTGGGCATGATCCTGCGGACCGCCACCGCGGCCGGGGTCGGCGGGATCGTCGTGCCCAGGCGGGGGGTGGCCGGGCTGGACCCGCTGGTGGTGAAGGCCTCGGCCGGGGTCGCGTTCACCGCCCCGGTCCTGCGCTGCGCGACCGCAGGCGAGGCTGCGGCCGAGCTGCGGGCCGCTGGCTACCCGCTCTACGGGCTGGACGCGGGCGCCAAGCGCACCGTGTTCGACGCCGAACTGCCCGCCCAGGCGGCGTTCGTGCTGGGCAGCGAGACCTCGGGGATCACCGACGAGGTGCGCCCCCGGGTCAACCGGTGGCTGTCGATCCCGATGGCGGGCGGGGTGGAGTCGCTGAACGTGGCGACGGCCGCCGCCGTGCTGTGCTTCGAGCTAGTCCGCCGGTCCCGCTAG
- a CDS encoding PhzF family phenazine biosynthesis protein translates to MQILRYAAFTTDPAGGNPAGVVLDATGLTDSEMQAAAARVNYSESAFLLPRPDGDLDVRYFSPLAEVPFCGHATVAASVAHAAANGAGPLRLHTRAGLVEVSTTESEVGEITATLVSVTPRTEEISAEVRTALLSALRWDPADLDVVLPVRAAYAGAWHPVVAAGTRARLAELNYDFPALSDLMAEQGWTTIQLIHRESESVVHSRNPFPPGGVVEDPATGAAAAALGGYLRELGLVTLPAALTIYQGDDLGRPGVITVGIPTDPTAGIHITGHAVPID, encoded by the coding sequence GTGCAGATCCTCCGTTACGCCGCCTTCACCACCGACCCCGCGGGCGGCAACCCCGCCGGGGTCGTGCTGGACGCCACCGGCCTGACCGACAGCGAGATGCAAGCCGCAGCCGCGCGGGTCAACTACTCCGAGTCGGCCTTCCTGCTCCCCCGCCCCGACGGCGACCTCGACGTCCGCTACTTCAGCCCCCTGGCCGAAGTCCCCTTCTGCGGCCACGCCACCGTCGCCGCCTCCGTGGCCCACGCGGCCGCGAACGGAGCGGGCCCACTGCGGCTGCACACGCGGGCGGGCCTGGTGGAGGTGAGCACGACCGAGTCCGAGGTCGGGGAGATCACCGCGACCCTGGTGAGCGTGACCCCCCGGACGGAGGAGATCTCGGCAGAGGTGCGGACGGCGCTGTTGTCGGCCCTGCGCTGGGACCCCGCAGACCTCGACGTGGTCCTGCCGGTGCGGGCGGCCTACGCGGGGGCGTGGCACCCGGTGGTGGCAGCGGGGACGCGAGCCCGCCTAGCCGAACTGAACTACGACTTCCCCGCGCTGTCGGACCTCATGGCCGAACAGGGCTGGACAACCATCCAACTGATCCACCGCGAGTCGGAGTCAGTGGTGCACTCCCGAAACCCCTTCCCCCCAGGCGGCGTAGTAGAAGACCCCGCCACCGGCGCCGCAGCAGCAGCCCTAGGCGGCTACCTGCGAGAACTGGGCCTCGTTACCCTCCCCGCCGCCCTCACCATCTACCAAGGCGACGACCTAGGCCGCCCCGGCGTAATCACCGTCGGCATCCCCACCGACCCCACAGCCGGAATCCACATCACCGGCCACGCCGTGCCTATCGACTAA
- a CDS encoding HAD-IA family hydrolase → MRALLVDYAGVFTEDGMPEVVARVRAHGLKTALLSNADFVPAGLPEVFDAVVVSGAVGFAKPDPGIYHHAASALRVPPNQCVFVDDVAEYVRGAVRVGMVGVHHRDLQSTVEELAILLDLAGPAD, encoded by the coding sequence ATGAGAGCGCTGCTGGTGGACTACGCGGGGGTGTTCACCGAGGACGGCATGCCCGAGGTCGTCGCTCGGGTGCGGGCGCACGGGCTCAAGACAGCGCTGCTGTCCAATGCGGACTTCGTCCCCGCGGGGCTGCCGGAGGTGTTCGACGCGGTGGTCGTGTCAGGGGCCGTCGGCTTCGCCAAGCCGGACCCGGGGATCTACCACCACGCCGCGTCGGCGCTGCGGGTCCCGCCGAACCAGTGCGTGTTCGTCGACGACGTCGCCGAGTACGTGCGCGGGGCCGTCCGCGTCGGCATGGTCGGCGTGCACCACCGCGACCTCCAGTCCACAGTGGAGGAACTGGCGATCCTGCTCGACCTAGCGGGACCGGCGGACTAG